In the genome of Methylophaga nitratireducenticrescens, one region contains:
- the rpoH gene encoding RNA polymerase sigma factor RpoH, whose amino-acid sequence MTTHAAQYQLATAPIGNLDAYTNLVHQIPVLTAEEEHDLATRLQQNGDLEAAQRLVLSHLRFVVRIAKGYSGYGLPVADLIQEGNIGLMKAVKRFDPEKGVRLVSFAVHWIRAEIHEYVIRNWRIVKIATTKAQRKLFFNLRSAKQRLGWLNQDEIEAVAEDLGVTAANVIDMERRLAQPDTSFDLPVDNDDDESSYSPAAYLKAPDNSDPSKQLEHEDYADFQQQKLVNALATLDERSRDIISKRWLHDDDKATLQTLADQYQVSAERIRQIENNAMKKLRLLMD is encoded by the coding sequence ATGACAACGCATGCAGCCCAATATCAACTTGCCACAGCACCTATTGGCAATCTGGATGCATACACCAATCTCGTGCATCAAATTCCCGTTTTAACGGCTGAAGAAGAGCACGACTTAGCGACACGCCTGCAACAAAATGGCGATCTGGAAGCGGCACAGCGACTGGTATTGTCGCATTTGCGTTTTGTGGTTCGTATTGCCAAAGGCTACAGTGGTTACGGTCTGCCGGTTGCCGACCTGATTCAGGAAGGTAATATCGGTCTGATGAAAGCGGTCAAACGCTTTGACCCGGAAAAAGGTGTCCGACTGGTTTCTTTTGCCGTGCATTGGATTCGCGCAGAGATCCATGAGTATGTGATTCGCAACTGGCGTATTGTTAAAATCGCCACCACTAAAGCGCAGCGTAAATTATTTTTTAATCTGCGCAGTGCCAAACAGCGTTTAGGTTGGCTGAATCAGGATGAAATTGAAGCCGTTGCTGAAGATCTTGGTGTCACTGCCGCCAATGTCATCGATATGGAGCGCCGTCTGGCTCAACCGGATACATCATTTGATTTGCCGGTAGATAATGACGATGACGAATCCAGCTATTCACCAGCCGCTTATTTAAAAGCGCCTGATAACAGTGATCCATCCAAACAACTGGAACACGAGGATTATGCTGATTTTCAACAGCAAAAGCTGGTCAATGCATTAGCAACGCTGGATGAACGTAGTCGCGATATTATCAGTAAACGCTGGTTGCACGATGACGATAAAGCCACCTTGCAGACACTGGCCGATCAATATCAGGTTTCCGCTGAACGGATTCGGCAGATTGAAAATAATGCGATGAAAAAACTTCGTCTTTTAATGGATTAA
- the lapB gene encoding lipopolysaccharide assembly protein LapB, which translates to MMQWLFFLLPVAALSGWLLAMRHYKKQPQRHAKAFNPEYFKGLNYLLNEQPDKAIDVFIGLLEVNSETVETHLALANLFRRRGETERAIRIHQNLIARPSLHGEQRLQAMVELGLDYMHAGVLDRAEHLFLELLQQPQPHPEAAKQLMRIYQQEKKWAQAIEMGKQIDASKTAQVKPLIAQFYCELAEQYTDHDRHEAFNMLKQALSHDENCVRASLLEARLFLSIKQPRKALSALQNIEKQNPKFLSEALPFWHEAYQQLGDLPALRNQLTQLINRHPHLTSARIMLTHIVAELENSKAAQQMLYEQLHHHPSVEGLHTLIKLGENNQIALIPLIERITRTMVEKGDRYTCKNCGFSGKTMHWLCPGCASWGTVRPTEIHLTALEKLLDSPS; encoded by the coding sequence ATGATGCAATGGCTTTTTTTCCTGTTACCCGTCGCAGCGCTGTCAGGTTGGTTGCTGGCCATGCGGCATTATAAAAAACAGCCACAAAGGCATGCTAAAGCCTTTAATCCAGAATATTTTAAAGGCTTGAATTATCTTCTCAATGAACAGCCCGACAAAGCAATTGATGTATTTATCGGACTGCTTGAAGTGAATAGTGAAACGGTCGAAACCCATTTGGCACTGGCGAACCTTTTCCGTCGCCGTGGCGAAACAGAACGCGCCATTCGTATTCATCAGAACTTAATTGCCCGGCCAAGTCTGCACGGTGAACAACGCCTGCAAGCCATGGTGGAACTGGGCCTGGATTATATGCATGCCGGTGTATTGGATCGTGCAGAGCATCTGTTTCTTGAATTACTCCAGCAGCCGCAGCCTCACCCGGAAGCAGCGAAACAATTAATGCGCATATACCAACAGGAAAAAAAATGGGCGCAGGCAATTGAAATGGGCAAACAGATTGATGCCAGTAAAACCGCACAGGTGAAACCCTTAATTGCTCAGTTTTATTGTGAACTTGCCGAACAATATACCGATCACGATCGCCACGAAGCATTCAACATGCTCAAGCAGGCTTTGTCTCATGATGAAAATTGCGTGAGAGCCAGTCTGCTGGAAGCCCGACTGTTTCTGAGTATAAAGCAGCCCCGAAAAGCCCTTAGCGCGTTGCAGAATATCGAAAAGCAAAATCCTAAATTTTTGTCAGAAGCTTTACCTTTCTGGCATGAAGCCTATCAGCAGTTAGGAGATTTACCGGCATTACGCAACCAGTTAACCCAGCTGATTAACCGTCATCCACACCTGACTTCTGCCCGTATTATGTTGACCCATATCGTGGCTGAACTGGAAAACAGTAAAGCCGCCCAACAAATGCTTTACGAACAATTACATCACCATCCTTCGGTCGAAGGTTTGCATACCTTGATTAAACTGGGTGAAAACAATCAAATTGCGCTTATCCCGTTGATTGAGCGCATTACCCGAACCATGGTAGAAAAAGGTGATCGCTACACCTGCAAAAACTGTGGTTTCTCAGGCAAGACCATGCATTGGCTGTGTCCTGGTTGTGCCAGCTGGGGAACCGTTCGCCCCACTGAAATTCATCTTACTGCTCTGGAAAAATTACTGGATTCACCTTCATGA
- the ftsY gene encoding signal recognition particle-docking protein FtsY: MFSFLRKKAKPSENSSEEQLLTEQQSVAHDAEITADTQASDVSETPGFFGRLKQGLSRSSTKLTQGFADLVLGRKTIDDDLLEELETQLLSADLGIEATQTIINDLTQRVARKQLNDPEALFAAMHADMVDILKPVSQPLQIPSSASPFVILMVGINGVGKTTTIGKLAKQFQLQGKKVMLAAGDTFRAAAVEQLQVWGERNQIPVIAQQNGADSASVIFDALQAAKARQMDILIADTAGRLHTQSNLMEELKKVKRVMAKLDGNAPHEVMLVLDAGTGQNALSQAEQFHQAVGLTGITLTKLDGTAKGGIIFAIAKKIGLPIRYIGVGEKIDDLRTFEAEDFVDALLGRETQQ; the protein is encoded by the coding sequence ATGTTTAGTTTCCTCAGAAAAAAAGCCAAACCCAGCGAAAACAGCAGCGAGGAGCAACTCCTCACTGAACAGCAGTCAGTCGCACATGATGCGGAAATTACTGCAGATACTCAAGCCAGCGACGTTTCAGAGACCCCAGGATTTTTTGGACGCCTCAAACAGGGACTGAGTCGCAGCAGTACCAAATTGACGCAAGGCTTTGCCGATTTGGTCTTGGGGCGAAAAACCATTGATGATGATTTGCTTGAAGAACTGGAAACCCAACTGCTCAGTGCAGATTTAGGGATAGAAGCCACCCAAACCATTATTAACGATTTAACACAACGTGTGGCCCGCAAGCAGCTTAATGACCCGGAAGCCCTGTTTGCAGCAATGCATGCCGATATGGTGGATATTCTCAAACCAGTTTCCCAACCATTGCAGATTCCATCATCTGCCAGTCCTTTTGTGATCCTGATGGTGGGTATTAATGGTGTTGGAAAAACGACAACCATTGGCAAACTGGCCAAACAGTTTCAGCTGCAAGGCAAAAAAGTGATGCTGGCGGCCGGTGATACATTTCGTGCTGCAGCAGTTGAACAACTACAGGTCTGGGGCGAACGTAATCAGATCCCGGTGATTGCTCAACAAAATGGTGCTGATTCTGCTTCGGTTATCTTTGATGCTCTGCAAGCGGCCAAAGCACGACAGATGGATATTCTGATTGCTGATACGGCGGGTCGTCTACATACTCAATCCAATCTGATGGAAGAGCTGAAAAAAGTAAAACGCGTTATGGCCAAACTGGATGGCAATGCGCCGCATGAAGTCATGCTGGTGCTGGATGCCGGCACTGGACAGAATGCTTTGTCTCAGGCTGAACAATTTCATCAGGCGGTAGGATTAACCGGTATTACGCTGACGAAACTTGATGGTACGGCTAAAGGCGGTATTATTTTTGCCATCGCGAAAAAAATCGGGTTACCTATTCGTTACATCGGAGTGGGTGAAAAGATAGATGATTTAAGAACCTTTGAAGCAGAAGATTTTGTCGATGCTTTACTGGGCCGTGAAACACAACAATGA
- a CDS encoding type III pantothenate kinase, which translates to MILLVDIGNSQIKWTTIQSKVLADSQHFSRPKTGIKAALNKAWKSLEDIEAVFVSNVAGDKIAAQLTEWIDKQWKLTPVFVQSEKRRFGVTNAYEQPETLGVDRWLAIVAGRQHARQVTCIIDCGTAITVDIVTEKGQHQGGLIVPGLSLMKKMLTDNTDALSNVTQESEFNLLATNTHSAIQAGTLYMVTATLENLINDLQQNFTDEVRFLITGGDAEELIPLMPQPLIHEPDLVLKGLAQYARQNNQRNKNKPVKQIESNSDETPIEDSTALPENAN; encoded by the coding sequence ATGATCTTATTAGTCGATATTGGAAACAGTCAGATTAAATGGACCACGATACAGTCCAAGGTATTGGCTGACTCGCAACATTTCAGCAGACCAAAGACCGGCATCAAAGCAGCTTTGAATAAAGCGTGGAAATCACTTGAGGATATCGAGGCTGTTTTTGTCAGTAACGTTGCCGGCGACAAGATTGCCGCACAACTGACCGAATGGATCGACAAACAATGGAAACTGACACCAGTATTTGTGCAAAGTGAGAAAAGAAGGTTTGGTGTGACCAATGCCTACGAACAACCTGAAACACTGGGTGTGGATCGCTGGTTAGCCATTGTCGCCGGTCGCCAGCATGCACGGCAGGTTACCTGCATTATTGATTGTGGCACAGCTATCACCGTGGATATCGTGACTGAAAAGGGGCAGCATCAGGGAGGTTTGATTGTTCCCGGATTGTCGCTGATGAAAAAAATGTTGACCGATAACACCGATGCGCTCAGCAATGTTACGCAGGAAAGCGAATTTAACTTATTGGCAACCAATACTCATAGCGCTATTCAGGCGGGTACCTTGTATATGGTTACGGCTACTCTGGAAAATCTCATCAACGATCTGCAACAGAATTTCACAGATGAAGTTCGATTTTTGATTACCGGAGGGGATGCTGAGGAATTAATTCCACTTATGCCCCAGCCATTAATCCACGAACCAGATTTAGTATTGAAAGGTTTAGCGCAATACGCCAGACAAAATAATCAACGCAATAAAAATAAACCGGTGAAACAGATTGAGTCCAACTCGGATGAAACCCCGATAGAAGACTCAACAGCATTGCCAGAAAACGCGAACTGA
- the fdxA gene encoding ferredoxin FdxA, giving the protein MTFVVTENCIKCKYTDCVDVCPVDCFHEGPNFLVIDPDECIDCTLCEPECPAEAIFSEDDLPDEQMEFLQINAELSQAWPVLSEKKDPLEDAEEWDGKPNKTPLLER; this is encoded by the coding sequence ATGACCTTTGTTGTCACTGAAAACTGTATTAAATGTAAATATACTGATTGTGTTGATGTCTGCCCAGTAGACTGTTTTCACGAAGGTCCTAACTTTTTGGTTATTGATCCTGACGAATGTATAGATTGCACACTTTGCGAACCCGAATGTCCAGCAGAAGCCATTTTTTCTGAAGATGATTTACCGGATGAGCAAATGGAATTCCTGCAGATTAATGCGGAATTATCACAAGCCTGGCCCGTATTATCTGAGAAAAAAGATCCTTTGGAAGATGCAGAAGAGTGGGACGGTAAACCTAACAAAACACCTTTGCTTGAACGGTAA
- a CDS encoding lipopolysaccharide assembly protein LapA domain-containing protein, whose translation MIRKILILAVFISFFLISTAFAVFNMQTVSLDLFFVQWQLPLAVLLIAFLLLGLIIGATIIALSTLRIRYDNHRLENKLQNAEQELNSLRILPVRNSH comes from the coding sequence ATGATAAGAAAAATTCTAATCCTAGCCGTATTTATCAGTTTTTTTCTGATCAGTACTGCATTTGCTGTATTCAATATGCAAACCGTTTCTCTTGATCTGTTTTTTGTACAATGGCAGCTACCATTGGCCGTTCTATTAATCGCCTTTTTATTATTGGGATTGATAATCGGCGCCACGATTATTGCTCTGAGCACGCTTCGAATCCGCTATGACAATCATCGCTTGGAAAATAAATTACAAAATGCCGAGCAAGAACTAAACAGCCTGCGTATCTTACCTGTACGAAATAGCCACTAG
- a CDS encoding DUF2069 domain-containing protein has translation MKFVQSLRIISLISFFGLMISLLVWILIAEHSENFPVAAWLIIGVVPLLFPMRGILYGKTYTHAWASFLMLFYIAHGIGELYSRDAVIWYPLLEVIFSSSFFVAANLYVRASAKLRKKSQT, from the coding sequence ATGAAGTTTGTGCAATCACTCAGAATTATTTCGTTAATCAGTTTTTTTGGACTGATGATCAGCTTACTGGTCTGGATTTTAATCGCAGAACACAGTGAAAACTTTCCTGTCGCAGCATGGCTTATCATAGGCGTGGTGCCATTATTGTTTCCAATGAGAGGTATTCTCTATGGAAAAACCTATACTCATGCCTGGGCCAGTTTTTTGATGTTGTTTTATATTGCCCATGGAATTGGCGAATTATATAGCAGAGATGCGGTTATCTGGTATCCATTACTGGAAGTGATATTCAGTAGCAGTTTTTTTGTAGCAGCGAATTTATATGTTCGTGCCTCGGCAAAATTGCGAAAAAAATCACAGACTTAA
- a CDS encoding biotin--[acetyl-CoA-carboxylase] ligase has product MSLSPYVALDEKIIRAALNPEIISQLDSLQVFSEVTSTNDILWQKAQTDISGTAVCLAEMQTAGRGRRGGQWVSPASGNIYLSLMRSLNIEAVRNGLSIAIGIALINTLRAEGVEGLQLKWPNDVLYKRRKLAGILVESRYGSQNYVTIGIGLNLSLPDNLHTAIPQPVISLEQLCDPLPCRNRLAAKIIQNMIETLELFSHRGLSDFLPLWPQYDALHNQAINIISENGQFTALACGINEQGELRYMRDQQVAYLSNSHLSIRFAS; this is encoded by the coding sequence TTGAGTTTATCCCCATACGTCGCGCTTGACGAAAAGATTATCCGTGCAGCGCTGAATCCCGAAATTATCTCTCAACTTGACAGCCTTCAGGTTTTCTCTGAAGTGACTTCAACCAACGATATTCTCTGGCAAAAAGCCCAAACGGATATATCCGGCACAGCAGTGTGTCTTGCAGAAATGCAGACCGCTGGCCGCGGTCGTCGTGGTGGTCAGTGGGTTTCCCCCGCCAGTGGCAATATTTATCTGTCTTTAATGCGGTCATTAAACATTGAAGCTGTCCGCAATGGTCTCAGCATTGCCATCGGCATCGCCTTGATTAATACCCTTCGGGCAGAGGGTGTAGAAGGTTTGCAATTAAAATGGCCCAATGATGTTTTATATAAGCGACGTAAACTTGCAGGAATTCTTGTAGAATCACGTTACGGAAGCCAAAACTACGTTACCATCGGTATCGGCTTGAACCTTTCACTACCGGACAATTTACATACTGCCATCCCTCAGCCCGTTATCAGCCTGGAGCAACTTTGTGATCCGCTCCCCTGTCGCAATCGGCTGGCAGCCAAAATAATTCAAAATATGATTGAAACCCTAGAACTCTTTTCTCATCGTGGTCTTAGTGACTTTCTGCCTTTATGGCCACAATACGATGCCCTGCATAATCAGGCTATCAATATCATCAGCGAAAACGGACAATTTACCGCGCTCGCCTGTGGTATCAACGAACAAGGTGAATTACGGTACATGCGTGACCAGCAAGTAGCATACTTATCCAACAGCCACCTCAGTATCAGGTTTGCCTCATGA
- the ftsE gene encoding cell division ATP-binding protein FtsE: MIRFEQVYKRYEGQQEALSGLSFELISGEMAFLTGHSGAGKSTLLKLIALIERCSHGQVIVNNQNLSRLPKWKIPYYRRKIGLVFQDHNLLHDRTVFDNVALPLIIAGENHREIGRRVRAALDKVGLLGKERNLPIALSGGEQQRVGIARAVVNRPPVLLADEPTGNLDPELSREIMHLFEQFNQVGVTVFIASHDQDLISQLPYRHITLQQGRLAENHS; encoded by the coding sequence ATGATACGTTTTGAACAGGTCTATAAACGTTACGAAGGTCAGCAGGAAGCCCTGTCAGGTCTCAGTTTTGAATTGATATCAGGAGAAATGGCTTTTTTAACCGGCCACTCGGGTGCCGGAAAAAGTACCCTGTTGAAGCTGATAGCGCTGATTGAACGTTGCTCACATGGTCAGGTGATCGTCAATAATCAAAATCTGAGCCGATTACCGAAGTGGAAGATCCCTTATTACCGCCGAAAAATTGGGCTGGTATTTCAGGATCACAATCTGTTACATGATCGCACGGTGTTTGATAATGTCGCTCTGCCATTGATTATTGCAGGTGAAAATCATCGTGAGATTGGTCGTCGGGTGCGAGCAGCTCTCGATAAAGTCGGCTTGCTGGGCAAAGAACGTAACTTACCGATTGCCTTGTCAGGTGGTGAACAACAACGGGTAGGTATTGCCCGCGCGGTGGTTAATCGTCCGCCGGTTCTGTTGGCCGATGAACCAACAGGAAACCTGGATCCGGAGTTATCCCGTGAAATCATGCATTTATTTGAACAATTCAATCAGGTTGGCGTTACGGTATTTATTGCCAGTCATGACCAGGATTTAATCAGCCAGTTACCTTACCGCCACATTACCCTGCAACAGGGAAGGCTTGCAGAAAACCATTCATGA
- the wrbA gene encoding NAD(P)H:quinone oxidoreductase → MNEILILYYSQSGQVKAMAEQIARGVEKHTQCTARIRTVPRVSTVCEKTEPEIPASGHLYATSADLQECAGLILGSPTRFGNMAAALKYFIDGTSDNWLSGTLNGKPAGIFTSTGSLHGGQETTLLSMMLPLLHHGMVITGLPYTEAALMTTQTGGTPYGASHFAGADNKRTMSQEEIDLCQALGLRVAELAVRLAK, encoded by the coding sequence ATGAATGAGATTTTGATCCTTTATTACAGCCAGTCCGGGCAGGTAAAAGCTATGGCTGAACAAATTGCGCGTGGTGTGGAAAAACATACTCAGTGCACGGCACGAATCAGAACGGTGCCCAGGGTTTCCACCGTTTGTGAAAAAACCGAACCAGAGATTCCCGCCTCAGGCCACCTTTATGCCACATCGGCTGACTTGCAGGAATGTGCAGGGCTTATTCTGGGTAGCCCTACCCGTTTTGGCAATATGGCAGCTGCACTTAAATATTTTATCGACGGTACCAGTGACAATTGGTTATCCGGTACCCTGAACGGCAAACCGGCTGGAATATTTACTTCAACCGGAAGCTTGCATGGTGGTCAGGAAACCACCTTGTTATCCATGATGCTGCCGCTATTACATCACGGTATGGTGATTACCGGTTTACCATATACCGAAGCTGCTTTGATGACCACGCAAACTGGTGGCACACCTTATGGTGCCAGCCATTTTGCCGGAGCAGATAATAAACGGACTATGAGTCAGGAAGAAATCGATCTGTGTCAGGCATTAGGGTTGCGGGTCGCTGAGCTTGCCGTTAGGCTTGCCAAATGA
- the ftsX gene encoding permease-like cell division protein FtsX, which translates to MKLLNIHNYLLRHVQVMLSSLGELWRQPVATSMTLLVIGIALLLPAGLFVILKNVEQVSGEWQHANRISLFLQDEISDKRGEQLAEQLQTWPDIVDVSFQSAQQSLNEFREISGLESLLDTLPENPLPAVIIIEPEEAQQQEAIEALLERLDALPEVDLAQLDMQWLQRLRSINETGQRGITILAILLSLSVLLVIGNTIRLAILNRQTEIRVIKLVGGTNTFVRRPFLYTGMWYGFLGGVLAWIALLISLLIISGPIDELAALYDSQFTLKWFGGQMLFALPISGLLLGVMGAWLAVSRHLNAIEPS; encoded by the coding sequence ATGAAACTACTGAATATTCATAATTACCTGCTGCGTCATGTTCAGGTCATGCTCTCCAGTCTGGGTGAGTTATGGCGTCAACCTGTCGCTACTTCGATGACTTTACTGGTGATTGGCATTGCCTTGTTATTACCTGCGGGTTTGTTTGTCATCCTGAAAAATGTCGAACAGGTCAGCGGAGAATGGCAACATGCCAATCGTATTTCCCTGTTCCTGCAAGATGAAATAAGCGACAAACGTGGCGAGCAATTGGCTGAGCAACTCCAGACATGGCCCGATATTGTCGATGTTTCATTTCAATCTGCCCAGCAGTCGTTAAACGAATTTCGAGAAATATCGGGACTGGAAAGTCTGCTGGATACATTACCTGAAAATCCTCTGCCTGCAGTGATCATCATCGAACCCGAAGAAGCGCAACAGCAGGAAGCAATAGAGGCTTTATTAGAAAGACTTGATGCCTTACCGGAAGTCGATTTGGCACAACTCGATATGCAATGGCTACAACGATTGCGAAGTATTAATGAAACGGGCCAACGCGGCATTACCATTCTGGCTATTTTGTTATCACTGAGTGTACTGCTGGTTATTGGTAATACAATCCGCCTGGCTATTCTTAATCGTCAGACGGAAATACGGGTCATCAAACTGGTTGGTGGTACCAATACCTTTGTCAGAAGACCTTTTTTATACACCGGAATGTGGTACGGCTTTCTGGGTGGGGTCTTGGCCTGGATTGCGTTACTGATTAGTCTGCTCATTATCAGTGGACCGATTGATGAATTGGCGGCCTTGTATGACAGCCAGTTCACTTTAAAGTGGTTTGGCGGTCAGATGTTATTTGCATTACCCATCAGTGGACTGTTACTGGGCGTCATGGGGGCATGGCTTGCCGTGAGTAGACATTTGAATGCAATTGAGCCAAGCTAA
- the arsC gene encoding arsenate reductase (glutaredoxin) (This arsenate reductase requires both glutathione and glutaredoxin to convert arsenate to arsenite, after which the efflux transporter formed by ArsA and ArsB can extrude the arsenite from the cell, providing resistance.), whose protein sequence is MNKTRIYHNPRCSKSRETLALLENQQQDIEIVEYLKTPPTAEELSDILQQLDMQPRQLLRTKETLYKELQLDNDNLSDQELIRAMCDNPKLIERPIVIKNNQAIIGRPPEAVLNIL, encoded by the coding sequence ATGAACAAAACCCGTATTTATCATAACCCTCGCTGTAGTAAATCACGCGAAACCCTGGCTTTACTGGAAAATCAACAACAGGATATTGAGATTGTGGAGTATCTTAAGACTCCCCCAACAGCGGAAGAATTATCCGATATCCTGCAGCAGCTTGATATGCAACCCAGACAGCTGTTACGAACTAAAGAAACGCTATATAAGGAATTGCAATTAGATAATGACAACTTATCTGATCAAGAACTTATCAGAGCCATGTGTGACAACCCGAAACTGATTGAACGACCAATCGTCATTAAAAACAATCAAGCCATTATTGGCAGACCACCTGAAGCGGTGCTGAATATTCTCTGA